In Stomoxys calcitrans chromosome 2, idStoCalc2.1, whole genome shotgun sequence, the following proteins share a genomic window:
- the LOC131994803 gene encoding uncharacterized protein LOC131994803, which yields MVYMGYEGWSTYRSKGPYNEDTVLKSMMARLNFPIISMKGNVSHFLWHHYNRELLAMAYLKGIQEEDKLLLQTLWKSLRRNIRSRLIIVAKDEMSDNYLADIVKFCIERKAINVMVVKESVSDSLQFFVPQIFPRFSLNSRTILNISEFVFYPNQIKNMHGSTLRIVMNKKSNKAYLLRQSNGKVVLAGYVGHLLSAFAKKYNATIKTPAFRANDTNVIVRQIDKLVEQGLYEMSAELTMDFEGNAAMEYSAICDYLTWCLMVPVGKQIPTYKLYGLIFDIPTASLVLLASVLTTAVLILSTWRKGSPILLKDTLIIIYILNGLLGQSFKMEQNFFGLKSFLCVMISLVGIIFNTSFVTYLQTYKTTPPSESPITNLEMLQKSGMQFIIQSDEFVLLDSYGNLTEYKAFAKVISSFDELYQLRDNYDSRYLYTVTSSQWPLHEQQQKFFTKPLFRLSDMCFVKLTGISVGLQNNSIYKEALDRVIDQAIQSGLMTHWKNFGFLENVQLKRFNLMDITRGSDFVSMRLEDTKLLLYLFSFLIALICLCFIGEMYWHHRSWLSQKLYECMPRKLRRH from the coding sequence ATGGTTTACATGGGATACGAAGGATGGTCAACGTATCGTAGCAAAGGGCCCTACAATGAGGATACGGTACTAAAATCAATGATGGCTAGATTGAATTTTCCTATTATCTCTATGAAGGGAAATGTTTCTCATTTCCTTTGGCACCACTACAATCGTGAACTGTTGGCCATGGCTTATTTGAAAGGAATACAGGAAGAGGATAAGCTTCTGTTACAGACATTATGGAAATCTTTGAGGCGCAACATTAGAAGCCGATTAATTATTGTGGCTAAAGACGAAATGTCTGACAACTATTTGGCAGAcattgtaaaattttgcatcGAAAGAAAAGCCATAAATGTAATGGTGGTCAAGGAATCTGTGAGTGATTCGCTACAATTTTTTGTGCCTCAAATATTTCCACGATTTTCTTTGAATTCAAGAACAATTTTGAATATTTCGGAGTTTGTTTTCTATCCCAATCAAATTAAAAACATGCATGGTTCCACCTTGCGCATAGTCATGAATAAAAAGAGCAATAAGGCCTATCTTCTCAGACAATCAAATGGCAAGGTTGTATTGGCTGGCTATGTGGGTCACCTTTTGTCGGCCTTTGCTAAGAAATATAATGCCACCATTAAGACACCAGCATTTAGGGCCAACGATACGAATGTCATAGTACGACAAATAGATAAGTTGGTCGAACAAGGTCTCTACGAAATGTCAGCCGAGTTAACGATGGACTTTGAAGGTAATGCGGCTATGGAGTATTCGGCTATTTGCGACTACTTGACATGGTGCTTAATGGTGCCCGTGGGTAAACAGATCCCAACCTATAAATTGTATGGCTTAATTTTTGATATACCCACTGCCTCGTTGGTTCTTTTAGCTTCGGTGCTGACGACAGCAGTACTCATCCTCTCAACATGGCGAAAAGGCTCTCCCATACTTCTTAAAGACACTCTAATAATCATTTACATCCTTAATGGTCTTTTGGGGCAATCGTTtaaaatggaacaaaatttttttggcctAAAAAGTTTTCTCTGTGTCATGATCTCCTTGGTTggcataatcttcaataccagCTTCGTAACATATctacaaacatacaaaacaaCTCCTCCTAGTGAAAGTCCCATCACAAACCTTGAGATGTTGCAGAAATCCGGTATGCAATTCATCATACAAAGTGATGAGTTTGTTCTTCTCGATTCCTATGGAAACCTGACCGAATACAAAGCTTTTGCCAAGGTGATTTCATCCTTTGACGAGTTATACCAATTGCGAGACAACTATGATAGTCGCTATCTTTACACCGTCACCTCGTCCCAATGGCCACTGCATGAGCAGCAACAGAAATTTTTCACCAAGCCTTTGTTTCGTCTCAGCGATATGTGTTTTGTTAAACTGACTGGAATAAGTGTAGGTCTGCAGAACAACTCAATATATAAAGAAGCGCTGGACCGAGTGATTGACCAGGCTATACAGAGCGGCCTAATGACACATTGGAAGAATTTTGGCTTCTTGGAGAACGTACAACTGAAGCGATTTAATTTGATGGACATCACTCGGGGATCCGACTTTGTATCCATGAGGCTGGAGGATACAAAACtgcttttgtatttgttttcgtTTCTTATCGCTTTAATATGTCTATGCTTCATTGGAGAAATGTACTGGCACCACCGATCCTGGCTAAGCCAAAAGCTTTATGAATGTATGCCAAGAAAATTAAGACGACACTAG